TAAAAGGCGGTTGTATGAAAATCCTCGTTAGATTTCCAAGGGTACCGTCACTGCTCTCCAATGAATTCGGTTCAACTTAATTATTTAAGAGAACTTAAAGAAAACGACGAATCTTTAACCAGACGTGTGCTCGTAGTGATTTTTCTCCAATAAAAAATTGGGTAAAGAAAACTTTCTGAACGGGAAAGCCTCTAGCCTAGTTGTTTTTTAAACCTCTCGAAGTGTGACAGGTCCATATTCAATGGTCaagattcaaaaaaataaacatcGAAGAAATTAACACGATACATGTATAGTAAGCTACAAAAAAAATGAGTCTATGGGGGAGAGAAGTTGTGATCTATATTTTGTGCAGTGTGGCCAATATATACCCACAGTGATATTATTCCTAAAATATCCACGCTTACAGAGAATAACATATCAATCGTATACCTAAGGCTAAACTATGAGGCTAACCTGGGATAAGGTGAACCTTTGATGGGTTTCTGACCATATTTTCTCCAAGCCCACAAATCTGACGGAACAACCTCTCCAGTTTGTCTGCTGTTTGCAGCTGCTGGTGCAGGAATACAAACCACCTTTTTGGCCTGGTTCTTTCTGCAGCAATTACAACAATAACACATCAATAAACTGCTTATTATTCACTATTAACTCTGACCAAACAAGCATGATATGAGCAAGAAATAAGAATACaacaaagagaaatagaatattCGAGAACAACCATGAGATCAGGCCGTTTTAATTCGGCTTCCAACGAAGGAATACGGTTCTGTGTGATGATAATGAGGATAAAAGGAATAGGAATTTTCAGGTGGTTTAAGATAAGTTGGGTGAAAGCTAAGTGTGTGACTGTTATTGTGTGCGTGACACGCCGAGCTAACTCTACTTTTTCAGGTGGATTAAAGCCTACGAAAAGCCTGAATGAATAAACCATGTTTAGTTAGTCTCATGACAATGAAACTACTATTTCTCATTCTGAGCAGCTACCTAGCTTAACTGGGCCAGTCAACGGAACCGATTTGGAAAGCACAAGAAAAGGAACACCAGTACCTAACTCATGCCAAACCCTACTTTCTCTCTACAGTGCAAACTTCACCATAGCcactttcataaaatttcacCCCACCGCaccttaaaaaaatcaaaagtatGTGATTCATAATTTATGATGCCCCCATGAAATTAATACACACGAGATATTAATTAACTAAGCAATATCTTATTATTCTGACCTTCGTTTAAGACCCGGATTCCGTGGAGATGAGATCTGCACTCCTGTGGTGTCCACAAGGCAATCCTTGGAGGAGTTTGCATTAACCATGTTGGGTGAAACAACAGCAGGAGGTTTAATTGCCCTTGGAGAAGGTGCCACGGCCGCGGTGGAATCATAGGGTGAGACCGGTAACTTTGCATTGGGAGAGATCTGAATCATGTTGGAGAATATGTTTTTACAAGGTCTTCTCATGTCATGCTCCTCAAGAATCTTGTGTGCAGCAAAAACACCGGTACTAGCATTAGGATTAGGATTAGGATTAGTATTAGTACTAACAGCAGAAGCACCAAAACTGGCAGCTGCATCTTCCAAGCCCCCGGTGAAGTAGGCAGAAGCGGAAGGCATGTCAAGCTCCTGAAGGAAGGGATCTCTCATGGTGGAGAAGGGATCACCGAAGTTGGTGAGTCCTCTGGGGTCTTGAAGCACAGAAGAGAAGGTGATGGGatcagaagaagaagaagaagaagagaagtgtTGGTGCCAGTGATCATTACGAGAGAGGGTGTGAGTAATAGTATGGTGATGAGATGTGGTAGGTAATTCAGCAGAAGATGAAGTGCCTGTGCTGCAGCTGCTACTGCTGCTACCACCATATGCTCCACCACTGGCTCGGAGTATGTCAGTTAAATCACCTTGGTAATTGTCCATGATTATTGGCCCAAAGATGCAGCTGCACATGCTTTTTTTCTCTTGCTATTAGTGGAACAAGAGCTTGTTGTTGAAGTATAAGGAGGGAGAAGGTTGTGTCTGTGACATGTTTTGGAGCATAAATGATGGAGATATGTTGGTGGCTGAGAGAataagaaagagagaaaaagagatgaaattgTAGGAATTTTGTTTGGTGTGTGAGGAGGATTAAGAAGGGGTTGTGAGAAGAAAGGCTTTCTCCtgggaagatgggtttttggctGTTAAGAAGCAagaaaaagcaaattaaggaacaGGTTTTTGGAGGTTGAAACTGATTGTTCCTCtcaataacaaacaaaagagaATGGGTTTATAGAGAGAGAGACAGAGACGCTGACTTTTCACACAAAACAGCTCCATTCCATACGCAACATCAGAGGAGAGAGAAGGAATTTTAAATCACAAAAACTGCTTCGACTAATAAAATACCACAACTCTTCAGCTGGAACATTTATCAAACACCATGTAAGGCTCAATTTTTTCCCACTCTTTTCTTAATAACTTATAAATATTCTCCCTTCTGTCCTTCctcctaaaaaataataataactaaaaccCTCTCATTTCTATTCcatcaaatacaacattttttatttaacttttagatTCAAATCCCActctaacaaatataaaaaagaaaacatgttttagatagttgtatttttttttaactaaaaagtACATATAAATCATCAACAACTGGTcaatataagaaattattaaattttaaatctcacagatatgtaaaatatttgtattgtaATAATACAAAGTCTGAAAACCTGTTAGATGTTACAATTATGATAGAATTAGGGCGAAATaaataacgaaaaaaaaattggagaatGGGGTGTTctaaggaaaagaaaacaattgagAAGAAACAAAAGATGCGGCAAGTAGCCGCATTTCGCGGAGAAACGTTTCGAGGCATTCAATAATCTGAGTCTCCCGTTTCTTTCCGTAAGGAAAGAATGTTTTAGCGTGGCACCTATCTATGTGTCTTCAAATATTTCTTCCGTTTCTTCCTTCCTCGcatcttcaaatattttttttttttactgttattttaatatttattattttattctttaattttttttttcttttataatacaaaagttaatatttttatgaccAAGATATTTCTAAAAGTAAGTTGTCAATGgtgtcaaaaaaatattttttttctctttttaaataaaactcatCTTCAACAAAACCACCATGTCacaccattttctttttcactctaTCTATTTTAGGAAATAcacttttgttttaaataaatattctttaaattttgcatCCAAACATCCAATGTATAAAACTATTAATGGGAATGTTTATGCGCCTTGGAATTTTGCAACTTTGAATCTCCAAAACACAATCATCAATGTTTGAGTGAAGCAACTGAAGAGTGAAGAAGTGCTTTATTAGAAGGTTTTACGAACCCATATGATCGTGTTTAATTTGGTATTACCAAATTTAGTTAAACATGTGATCACATATGGTCCATCACGTACCGTTCGATGggaataagaaaattaattttgtgtcCTTGGCATTGGactacattaattaaaattatgcatGTGGtacatttaaaaacaataaagataATAAACTAGAGAATGATATATTGATTTTGacgaaaatatatgaaaatttgtggCCCTATATCAGAAAAGGATTAGATGTTTGATAATACGTGTCTTACGTTAGGTATAAAGTCTGTGAACTCTGAAAAGACgtatgaaaagtgtcattttttcatgaaaaatttgTCATCAATATTAATTGCATTGTACATTCATTATTATGCTTCGCAATTATAGCATAAAAAATCTACTTAGTCGTCCAATCATACtccattaaaaattatttaaattgaagcTTTAGTGGCATATTCTTAAAATTGAaggtataaatattttgatggaGGATATTCTCCGATAAGTTATCAATGAAGATCAAATTAACATTAGAGAGGgttcaattataatataattagtgTGAGTTGTGTCTAGAAGCTTAGTATAAGACgatgaataattttcattaatctCAATAGTGGACCAAATAAGATTTGGTAAAGAATGTGATTCGTAATTATagtgaaattttggaaacatagaAAAGTAGATTCTATTGAGATTTTTTGTCTTGTCCAGGTAACAATTTGGATATTTGATATACTAATTGCTGATTGTCTAAGTGTGACATTAGTACTTTCTTCTCGAGCTAATTACTAAGTATCCTTTTTTCGTACCGTCTAATTATTaagaagactttcgatacagggCTTCGTCTAAGTCGGTCACTACACAAACCaaactctgataccactgttggaTCTTTTGAGAGAGGATCACCGATGAGATTTAACACCAATGAGATATGAGCTCAATCCACACATAAGGAATTGACATCATTCTTAATCCAAAACTTTAAGACTACGAGTTTATG
This portion of the Vigna unguiculata cultivar IT97K-499-35 chromosome 6, ASM411807v1, whole genome shotgun sequence genome encodes:
- the LOC114186675 gene encoding probable WRKY transcription factor 14 — its product is MCSCIFGPIIMDNYQGDLTDILRASGGAYGGSSSSSCSTGTSSSAELPTTSHHHTITHTLSRNDHWHQHFSSSSSSSDPITFSSVLQDPRGLTNFGDPFSTMRDPFLQELDMPSASAYFTGGLEDAAASFGASAVSTNTNPNPNPNASTGVFAAHKILEEHDMRRPCKNIFSNMIQISPNAKLPVSPYDSTAAVAPSPRAIKPPAVVSPNMVNANSSKDCLVDTTGVQISSPRNPGLKRRKNQAKKVVCIPAPAAANSRQTGEVVPSDLWAWRKYGQKPIKGSPYPRGYYRCSSSKGCSARKQVERSRTDPNMLVITYTSEHNHPWPTQRNALAGSTRSQPSKNNAGNSKSSEGSNPQKSTTSKAKDEQQQQQQQESNNSEGNASPVVGGNSSANSACVKEENMEDIEKQFEMDEGEFSDGLPYKPCLMDQSNNQSEDFFAELGEIEADPLDILFSQGFGAGDDDQREESKALDPFHLFDWSGDNNTSTNSSSFEEPNAKRRL